A stretch of Rhizobium sp. TH2 DNA encodes these proteins:
- the ung gene encoding uracil-DNA glycosylase, with protein MSEPSIKLEASWKAALAGEFSAPYMAALKTFLLEEKNRGKVIFPRGPEYFRALDLTPLGKVKVVILGQDPYHGDGQAHGLCFSVQPGVRIPPSLVNIYKEMAEDLGIPPARHGHLEHWAKQGVLLLNSVLTVERSLAASHQGKGWERFTDAVIARVNEQESPAVFMLWGSYAQKKAAFVDPHKHLILKAPHPSPLSAHNGFFGSKHFSRANRFLESKGLAPIDWALPEKP; from the coding sequence ATGAGCGAACCATCCATCAAACTCGAAGCCAGCTGGAAAGCGGCTCTGGCCGGTGAATTCTCAGCACCCTATATGGCCGCCCTCAAAACCTTCCTGCTCGAGGAGAAAAATCGCGGCAAGGTCATCTTTCCGCGCGGACCTGAATATTTTCGCGCGCTCGATCTCACGCCGCTCGGCAAGGTCAAGGTGGTGATCCTCGGCCAGGATCCCTATCACGGCGACGGGCAGGCGCATGGCCTGTGCTTCTCGGTGCAGCCCGGCGTGCGCATTCCGCCGTCGCTGGTCAATATCTACAAGGAAATGGCCGAGGATCTCGGCATTCCACCCGCCCGTCACGGCCATCTCGAACATTGGGCGAAGCAGGGCGTTCTGCTGCTCAACAGTGTGCTGACGGTGGAACGCTCGCTCGCCGCCTCGCATCAGGGCAAGGGCTGGGAGCGGTTCACCGATGCCGTGATCGCCCGCGTCAACGAGCAGGAAAGCCCGGCCGTGTTCATGCTCTGGGGCTCCTACGCCCAGAAGAAGGCCGCCTTCGTCGATCCGCACAAGCACCTGATCCTCAAGGCGCCGCATCCCTCGCCGCTCTCGGCGCATAACGGTTTCTTTGGCTCGAAGCACTTTTCAAGGGCCAACCGGTTCCTCGAGTCGAAAGGGCTCGCGCCGATTGATTGGGCCTTGCCGGAGAAGCCTTGA
- the lepA gene encoding translation elongation factor 4 — MRAHMSTENRTPLSHIRNFSIVAHIDHGKSTLADRLIQTTGGLADREMSEQVLDNMDIEKERGITIKAQTVRLHYLANNGEKYVLNLMDTPGHVDFAYEVSRSLAACEGSLLVVDASQGVEAQTLANVYQALDANHEIVTVLNKIDLPAAEPDRIKQQIEDVIGLDASDAVMISAKTGLGIPDVLEAIVHRLPPPKSGDANAPLKVMLVDSWYDTYLGVMVLVRVIDGVLKKGQVIRMMGTDAKYSIERVGVLTPKMVAIDELGPGEVGFITASIKEVADTRVGDTITEDKRPTAQALPGFKPAQPVVFCGLFPVDAADFEDLRAAMGKLRLNDASFSFEMESSAALGFGFRCGFLGLLHLEIIQERLEREFNLDLIATAPSVIYKLSMTDGSERELHNPADMPDVVKIKDIQEPWIRATIMTPDDYLGSVLKLCQDRRGIQVELTYAGARAMVTYDLPLNEVVFDFYDRLKSISKGYASFDYHLTDYQEGNLVKMSIMVNGEPVDALSMLVHRSAAEKRGRDMCEKLKDLIPRHMFKIPIQAAIGGNVIARETISAMRKDVTAKCYGGDATRKRKLLDKQKEGKKRMRQFGKVDIPQEAFIAALRMSDE, encoded by the coding sequence ATGCGGGCGCACATGAGCACTGAAAACCGCACGCCCCTGTCCCATATCCGCAATTTCTCGATCGTGGCCCATATCGATCACGGCAAGTCGACGCTGGCCGATCGCCTGATCCAGACCACCGGCGGCCTGGCCGATCGTGAAATGTCCGAGCAGGTGCTCGACAACATGGATATCGAGAAGGAGCGCGGCATCACCATCAAGGCGCAGACCGTGCGCCTGCATTATCTCGCCAACAATGGCGAGAAATATGTGCTGAACCTGATGGACACACCGGGCCATGTCGACTTCGCCTATGAGGTCTCCCGCTCGCTGGCCGCCTGCGAGGGCTCGCTGCTGGTCGTCGATGCGTCCCAGGGCGTCGAAGCCCAGACGCTCGCCAATGTCTACCAGGCGCTCGATGCCAATCACGAGATCGTCACGGTCCTCAACAAGATCGACCTGCCGGCCGCCGAACCCGATCGCATCAAGCAGCAGATCGAGGACGTGATCGGCCTCGATGCCTCCGATGCCGTGATGATCTCGGCAAAGACCGGGCTCGGTATTCCCGATGTACTGGAAGCCATCGTCCACCGCCTGCCGCCGCCGAAATCCGGCGATGCCAATGCCCCCCTCAAGGTCATGCTGGTCGATAGCTGGTACGATACCTATCTTGGCGTCATGGTTCTGGTGCGCGTCATCGATGGCGTCCTGAAGAAGGGTCAGGTCATCCGCATGATGGGCACCGATGCCAAATACAGCATCGAGCGTGTCGGCGTGCTGACCCCGAAAATGGTCGCCATCGATGAACTCGGCCCGGGCGAGGTCGGCTTCATCACCGCCTCGATCAAGGAAGTTGCCGATACCCGCGTCGGTGACACGATCACCGAGGACAAGCGTCCCACCGCACAGGCTCTGCCGGGCTTCAAGCCCGCCCAGCCGGTGGTGTTCTGCGGCCTGTTCCCGGTCGATGCCGCCGATTTCGAGGACCTGCGCGCTGCCATGGGCAAGCTTCGCCTCAACGACGCGTCGTTTTCCTTCGAAATGGAGAGCTCGGCCGCACTCGGCTTCGGTTTCCGCTGTGGCTTCCTCGGCCTGCTGCATCTCGAAATCATCCAGGAACGGCTGGAGCGCGAGTTCAATCTCGACCTGATCGCCACCGCGCCATCGGTTATCTACAAGCTCAGCATGACCGACGGTTCAGAGCGCGAGCTGCACAATCCCGCCGACATGCCCGATGTCGTCAAGATCAAGGACATCCAGGAACCCTGGATCCGCGCCACGATCATGACGCCGGACGATTATCTCGGCTCGGTGCTGAAGCTCTGCCAGGATCGCCGCGGCATTCAGGTCGAGCTCACCTATGCCGGCGCCCGCGCCATGGTGACCTACGACCTGCCGCTCAACGAAGTCGTCTTCGATTTCTACGACCGGCTGAAGTCGATCTCCAAGGGCTACGCCTCCTTCGACTACCACCTGACCGACTATCAGGAAGGCAACCTGGTGAAGATGTCGATCATGGTCAATGGCGAGCCGGTCGATGCGCTCTCCATGCTTGTCCACCGCTCGGCAGCGGAAAAGCGCGGCCGCGACATGTGCGAGAAGCTGAAGGACCTGATCCCGCGCCACATGTTCAAGATCCCGATCCAGGCGGCCATCGGCGGCAACGTCATCGCCCGCGAAACGATCTCCGCCATGCGCAAGGACGTGACCGCCAAATGCTACGGCGGCGACGCCACCCGCAAGCGCAAGCTGCTCGACAAGCAGAAAGAGGGCAAGAAGCGCATGCGCCAGTTCGGCAAGGTGGATATTCCGCAGGAGGCGTTTATTGCAGCGCTGAGGATGAGTGATGAGTAG
- a CDS encoding sugar O-acetyltransferase — MTSERMKMADGEWYCCLDPELEALRQKARNAVHRHNTMPPDERGALAPELRALFASAAGDIFIEAPFHCSYGINIALGEGVYFNAGCTILDTAPVRIGARTMFGPGVHVYCAEHAKDPKMRFEGLEIAKPVTIGEDVWIGGGAIILAGVTIGDRAIVGAGSVVTRDVAANAVVVGNPARVMRR, encoded by the coding sequence ATGACGAGCGAAAGAATGAAAATGGCTGACGGCGAATGGTATTGCTGCCTCGATCCGGAACTGGAGGCGCTGAGGCAAAAGGCGCGAAACGCCGTCCACCGCCACAACACGATGCCGCCGGACGAACGCGGCGCGCTGGCACCGGAACTCCGGGCGCTGTTTGCATCGGCGGCCGGGGATATCTTCATCGAGGCGCCCTTCCATTGCTCCTACGGGATCAACATCGCGCTTGGCGAGGGTGTCTATTTCAATGCCGGCTGCACGATTCTCGATACGGCACCGGTCCGCATCGGCGCCCGCACCATGTTCGGGCCGGGCGTGCATGTCTATTGCGCGGAGCACGCCAAGGATCCGAAAATGCGGTTCGAAGGTCTTGAGATCGCCAAGCCGGTGACGATCGGCGAGGATGTCTGGATCGGCGGTGGGGCGATTATTCTCGCCGGCGTGACGATCGGGGATCGGGCCATTGTGGGCGCGGGTTCGGTGGTGACGCGGGACGTGGCGGCGAATGCGGTGGTGGTGGGGAACCCGGCCAGGGTGATGCGGAGGTGA
- a CDS encoding YegP family protein, whose protein sequence is MHKFKILDAANGQFRVQFLYNSEVMVWSENYASKASAKNCVESIKKNAPGASTVDLTKEETGSGYRFELVESKDGQTFVRFKASNGETMVRSETYASKASAKNCIDSVKTNGPGAEVFDETGKTA, encoded by the coding sequence ATGCACAAGTTCAAAATCCTCGACGCCGCGAACGGCCAGTTCCGGGTGCAATTTCTCTACAATTCCGAGGTCATGGTCTGGTCCGAGAACTATGCCTCGAAGGCCAGCGCCAAGAACTGCGTCGAATCGATCAAGAAGAACGCACCGGGCGCCTCCACCGTCGACCTGACCAAGGAAGAGACGGGTTCCGGCTACCGTTTCGAGCTCGTCGAGTCCAAGGATGGGCAGACCTTCGTGCGCTTCAAAGCCTCGAACGGCGAGACCATGGTGCGATCCGAGACCTATGCCAGCAAGGCCAGCGCCAAGAACTGCATCGATTCGGTCAAGACGAACGGTCCAGGCGCCGAAGTGTTCGACGAGACCGGCAAGACGGCCTGA
- a CDS encoding isoprenylcysteine carboxylmethyltransferase family protein has product MKKLLPPFLFLLAILLLIGARYVWPQSNLIPPPWHWLGLLLIVAGLVVGIPAANRFHRIGTNIRTFNEPGQLVTEGAFRYTRNPMYLGFSLMLLGLAIVFPILTSFIVVVAFVVITDRWYIRFEEAAMERKFGDAYREYKSRVRRWL; this is encoded by the coding sequence GTGAAGAAGCTGCTGCCGCCTTTTCTTTTCCTCCTGGCGATACTGCTGCTGATCGGGGCCAGATACGTCTGGCCTCAGTCGAACTTGATTCCGCCGCCCTGGCATTGGCTCGGACTGTTGCTCATTGTTGCAGGGCTTGTGGTGGGGATTCCCGCGGCCAATCGTTTCCACAGAATCGGAACCAACATCAGGACATTCAACGAACCCGGCCAATTGGTCACGGAGGGCGCGTTCCGCTATACGCGCAATCCCATGTATCTCGGTTTTTCACTGATGCTGCTCGGGCTGGCGATCGTCTTTCCAATCCTGACGTCCTTCATCGTGGTCGTTGCGTTCGTCGTGATCACCGACCGCTGGTACATCCGGTTCGAGGAAGCGGCGATGGAGCGGAAATTCGGCGATGCCTACCGTGAATATAAGAGCCGGGTCAGACGTTGGCTGTGA
- a CDS encoding multidrug effflux MFS transporter: MTASFYRPAIILGLLSAIGPFAIDMYLPALPAIGKDLGSDTSVTQLSLLAFFISFALSQLVYGPLSDMWGRKLPLYLGIGIFAAASIGCALATDIESLIAFRFLQGIGGAAGMVIPRAVVRDMHTGVEAARLMSLLMLVFSISPILAPLSGSVVIEFYGWRGVFWAVTVAAFIGLVLLATQMEETRPVEHRRESSIKAALSAYGLLLRDKNFLTLTFIGGLGISSFLVYLANSPFVLIEHYGLTPAQYSIAFSINAVSFFSVSQLTGFFGARYGLVRVMKVAVTAFALTMVVMAAVMASGFDSLPVMAVFLFIGYGFLGLVIPTSAVLALEEHGEIAGTASSLMGTLHFVAAAFAMVIVSTVFDGTALPMVAGIALVAALAFILTQVTIGRRAAAVSAAE, encoded by the coding sequence ATGACCGCTTCTTTCTATCGTCCGGCCATCATTCTCGGCCTCTTATCCGCGATCGGGCCCTTCGCGATCGACATGTATCTTCCGGCGCTGCCGGCCATTGGCAAGGATCTTGGCTCCGATACTTCGGTGACCCAGCTCAGCCTGCTGGCGTTCTTCATCTCCTTCGCGCTGTCGCAGCTGGTCTATGGCCCGCTTTCCGACATGTGGGGGCGCAAGCTGCCGCTCTATCTCGGCATTGGCATCTTTGCCGCAGCCAGTATCGGTTGCGCGCTGGCGACCGATATCGAGAGCCTGATCGCCTTCCGCTTCCTGCAGGGCATCGGTGGCGCTGCCGGCATGGTCATCCCCCGCGCCGTGGTGCGCGACATGCATACGGGCGTCGAGGCCGCGCGGCTGATGTCGCTCCTGATGCTGGTCTTTTCGATCTCGCCGATCCTGGCGCCGCTTTCGGGCAGCGTCGTCATCGAGTTCTATGGCTGGCGTGGCGTGTTCTGGGCGGTGACGGTCGCGGCCTTCATCGGCCTCGTCCTGCTCGCGACCCAGATGGAAGAGACGCGTCCGGTCGAGCATCGGCGTGAAAGCAGCATCAAGGCGGCGCTTTCCGCCTATGGACTGCTGCTGCGCGACAAGAACTTCCTGACGCTGACCTTCATCGGGGGCTTAGGGATTTCGAGCTTCCTCGTCTACCTCGCCAACTCGCCCTTCGTGCTGATCGAGCATTACGGGCTGACGCCGGCGCAGTATTCGATCGCCTTCTCGATCAATGCCGTGTCCTTCTTCTCCGTATCACAGCTGACGGGTTTCTTCGGAGCCCGCTACGGTCTCGTACGGGTGATGAAGGTTGCCGTAACGGCTTTCGCGCTGACCATGGTGGTGATGGCGGCCGTGATGGCCTCGGGCTTTGACAGCCTGCCCGTGATGGCGGTGTTCCTGTTCATCGGCTACGGCTTCCTCGGCCTCGTCATTCCCACCAGCGCCGTGCTGGCGCTGGAAGAGCATGGCGAGATCGCCGGTACCGCCTCGTCGCTGATGGGCACGCTGCATTTCGTGGCCGCCGCCTTCGCCATGGTCATCGTCAGCACGGTGTTCGATGGCACGGCACTGCCAATGGTGGCCGGCATCGCGCTGGTCGCGGCACTTGCCTTCATCCTGACGCAGGTGACGATCGGCCGGCGCGCCGCTGCCGTCAGCGCTGCGGAGTAG
- a CDS encoding TetR/AcrR family transcriptional regulator, translated as MNKNLAVAETLDSIAPRGHQGKRQSIIGAAADVFCREGFGGACIDEIAVEARVSRQTVYNHYREKETLFMAVVEDVLARANAAVFALLSTFPENADNLEEDLAAFLVRLNKNCVCNKDGRFLRKLVQTEGARYPHLFESWRRQGPLKLTSAIAARLARLSASGALEIDDFDVAARQFLALGNADLQMPLLLGETPAEVELESAARNAVRTFLRAFGGRKVEGPSFAEAI; from the coding sequence ATGAACAAAAATCTGGCAGTGGCGGAAACCCTGGATTCGATTGCGCCGCGCGGGCACCAGGGCAAGCGCCAATCGATCATCGGTGCCGCGGCGGACGTGTTCTGCCGCGAAGGATTCGGCGGCGCCTGCATCGACGAGATCGCGGTCGAGGCGCGGGTGTCGCGCCAGACCGTCTACAATCACTACCGCGAGAAGGAGACCCTTTTCATGGCGGTGGTGGAGGACGTGCTGGCGCGTGCCAATGCCGCCGTCTTTGCACTGCTCTCGACGTTTCCCGAAAACGCCGACAATCTGGAAGAGGATCTTGCAGCCTTCCTCGTGCGGCTCAACAAGAACTGCGTCTGCAACAAGGACGGCCGCTTCCTGCGCAAGCTGGTGCAGACCGAGGGCGCGCGCTATCCGCATCTTTTCGAATCCTGGCGTCGCCAGGGTCCGTTGAAGCTGACAAGCGCGATCGCGGCGCGTCTAGCGCGACTTAGCGCCAGCGGTGCGCTCGAGATCGACGATTTCGACGTCGCGGCCCGGCAGTTTCTCGCACTCGGCAATGCCGACCTGCAAATGCCGTTGCTGCTCGGCGAGACACCTGCTGAGGTGGAGCTCGAAAGTGCTGCCCGCAATGCGGTGCGGACATTCCTGCGCGCCTTTGGCGGCCGGAAGGTTGAAGGGCCTTCATTCGCCGAGGCGATCTGA
- a CDS encoding GFA family protein — protein MPDAWNGQCFCGGVRYRMHGRPMFIHCCHCRDCQRQTGSAFAINGLIEADRIELLGKAPEPVRMATESGHPHDIYRCSECRSPLWSDYGGRTWLRFLRIVTLDTPDDFMPDVHIYTRSKLPWVVLPDGARAFEEYYDARQEWPAASAARYRVAKEKAGVAR, from the coding sequence ATGCCGGATGCTTGGAACGGGCAATGCTTTTGCGGCGGCGTCAGGTATAGAATGCACGGCCGGCCGATGTTCATCCATTGCTGTCATTGCCGCGACTGCCAGCGACAGACGGGCAGTGCCTTTGCAATCAACGGCCTGATCGAAGCCGACCGGATCGAGCTTCTCGGCAAAGCGCCGGAACCGGTGCGCATGGCGACGGAGAGCGGTCATCCGCATGACATCTATCGTTGCAGCGAATGCCGATCGCCGCTGTGGAGCGACTATGGCGGCCGCACATGGCTGCGGTTCCTGCGGATCGTCACTCTCGACACGCCGGATGACTTCATGCCCGACGTTCATATCTATACGCGCTCGAAACTGCCCTGGGTCGTGCTGCCGGATGGCGCCCGTGCCTTCGAGGAATATTATGATGCGAGGCAGGAATGGCCGGCGGCAAGTGCCGCGCGATACCGGGTGGCGAAGGAGAAGGCCGGAGTGGCGCGTTAG
- a CDS encoding transglutaminase-like cysteine peptidase codes for MTDMFRKLIVAALAALTFTAAIVPEANAWNLGSRSRHQRAEMAAAPLAFQLFCLKNPSECRKSRRSVVAYTPKIRALLVSVNAQVNRSIRPRRERGDTWSINPAYGDCDDYAMTKRHKLIRAGVPASALKIAVVRTRRGEGHAILIVKTTSGEFALDNIRKSIVRRSRTGYRFEKLV; via the coding sequence ATGACTGATATGTTTCGCAAGCTTATCGTCGCGGCTCTCGCGGCTCTGACATTCACCGCGGCAATCGTGCCCGAGGCCAATGCCTGGAACCTCGGCTCCCGCTCGCGCCACCAGCGCGCCGAGATGGCCGCCGCCCCGCTCGCCTTCCAGCTGTTCTGCCTCAAGAACCCCTCGGAATGCCGTAAGTCGCGCCGCTCGGTCGTCGCCTACACACCGAAGATCCGCGCGCTTCTCGTGTCGGTCAATGCCCAGGTCAACCGCTCGATCCGCCCACGCCGCGAGCGTGGCGACACATGGTCGATCAATCCGGCTTACGGCGATTGCGACGACTATGCGATGACCAAGCGCCACAAGCTGATCCGCGCCGGCGTGCCTGCCTCGGCCTTGAAGATCGCCGTCGTCCGCACCCGCCGTGGCGAGGGCCATGCGATCCTGATCGTCAAGACGACGTCTGGCGAATTCGCGCTCGACAATATCCGCAAGTCGATCGTCCGCCGCTCGCGGACCGGCTACCGTTTCGAAAAGCTCGTGTGA